The proteins below come from a single Stutzerimonas stutzeri RCH2 genomic window:
- a CDS encoding peroxiredoxin, translating into MSIRLGDIAPDFEQDSSEGRIRFHEWLGDSWGVLFSHPADFTPVCTTELGFTAKLKDEFAKRNVKAIALSVDPVDSHIKWIDDINETQNTRVNFPILADADRKVSELYDLIHPNANDTLTVRSLFVIDPNKKVRLTITYPASTGRNFHEILRVIDSLQLTDNHKVATPANWQDGDEVVIVPSLKDEEEIKQRFPKGYRAVKPYLRLTPQPNR; encoded by the coding sequence ATGAGCATCCGCCTCGGCGACATCGCGCCCGATTTTGAACAGGATTCCAGCGAAGGCCGCATCCGCTTCCACGAGTGGCTGGGTGACAGCTGGGGTGTGCTGTTCTCGCACCCGGCTGACTTCACCCCGGTGTGCACCACTGAACTGGGCTTCACCGCCAAGCTAAAGGACGAGTTCGCCAAGCGCAACGTCAAGGCCATCGCCTTGTCCGTGGACCCGGTGGATTCGCACATCAAGTGGATCGACGACATCAACGAGACGCAGAACACCCGCGTCAACTTCCCGATCCTGGCTGACGCCGACCGCAAGGTCTCCGAGCTGTATGACCTGATCCACCCGAACGCCAACGACACCCTGACGGTGCGTTCGCTGTTCGTCATCGACCCGAACAAGAAGGTGCGTCTGACCATCACCTACCCGGCGAGCACCGGGCGCAACTTCCACGAGATCCTGCGGGTTATCGATTCGCTGCAGCTGACCGACAACCACAAGGTTGCCACCCCGGCCAACTGGCAGGACGGCGATGAGGTGGTGATCGTGCCCTCGCTCAAGGACGAGGAGGAAATCAAGCAGCGCTTTCCCAAGGGCTATCGCGCGGTCAAGCCGTACCTGCGCCTGACGCCACAACCTAACCGCTGA
- a CDS encoding RBBP9/YdeN family alpha/beta hydrolase: MRSIRYLIVPGWHGSPDEHWQSHWHRTLPGSARVEQQDWLLPRREDWVAELQRSIAASAEPVILVAHSLGCITVAHWAAQAPAPLLQRVRGALLVAPADVERSGCPEALRNFAPIPRQPLPFASLLIGSDNDTAASAARAVEMGHAWGSETTILAGAGHINVASGHRRWEQGFASLYRLQSRIERQAQRRA, encoded by the coding sequence ATGCGCAGCATCCGTTATCTGATCGTGCCGGGCTGGCACGGCTCGCCCGATGAGCACTGGCAGAGCCATTGGCATCGAACCCTGCCGGGCAGCGCACGGGTGGAGCAGCAGGACTGGCTCCTGCCGCGCCGCGAAGACTGGGTCGCTGAACTGCAACGCAGCATCGCTGCCAGTGCCGAGCCGGTCATTCTGGTGGCGCACAGCCTGGGCTGCATCACGGTTGCGCACTGGGCGGCGCAGGCGCCTGCGCCGCTGCTGCAACGGGTGCGCGGTGCCTTGCTGGTGGCACCCGCGGATGTCGAACGCAGCGGCTGCCCGGAAGCGTTGCGCAACTTCGCGCCGATCCCCCGCCAGCCTTTGCCATTCGCCAGCCTGCTGATCGGCTCGGACAACGACACTGCCGCCAGTGCCGCGCGTGCCGTCGAGATGGGCCACGCCTGGGGCAGCGAGACCACGATCCTGGCCGGCGCCGGGCATATCAATGTGGCCTCCGGACATCGGCGCTGGGAGCAGGGCTTCGCCAGCCTGTACCGCTTGCAGAGCCGGATCGAGCGACAGGCGCAACGGCGCGCCTGA
- the oscA gene encoding sulfur starvation response protein OscA: MTATIRNLEGQDEASILREIHSALHGLKFGSVEITVHNGQVVQIERKEKFRLQPTTKNA, translated from the coding sequence ATGACCGCGACCATTCGCAACCTCGAGGGGCAGGACGAAGCCAGCATCCTGCGCGAGATCCACAGTGCCTTGCACGGCCTCAAGTTCGGCTCGGTGGAAATCACCGTGCACAACGGCCAGGTGGTGCAGATCGAGCGCAAGGAGAAGTTTCGCCTGCAGCCGACCACCAAGAACGCCTGA
- a CDS encoding sulfate ABC transporter substrate-binding protein encodes MSIRRFALAALASALIGSHALAADTLLNVSYDPTRELYVEFNAAFNKHWQAQGHEPVKVQQSHGGSGKQARAVIDGLRADVVTLALAGDIDELHRLGKLIPEDWQTRLPDASTPYTSTIVFLVRKGNPKGIKDWDDLVKPGVEVITPNPKTSGGARWNFLAAWAYAQQKFGTEEQAQEFVGTLYKNVPVLDTGARGSTVTFVNNGIGDVLLAWENEAFLALKEQGGENFEIIAPSLSILAEPPVAVVDKNVERKGTREVAEAYLNYLYSEEGQRIAAKNFYRPRNASVAAEFKDQFPALKLVTIDRDFGGWKTAQPKFFNDGGVFDQIYQTQ; translated from the coding sequence ATGTCCATTCGTCGCTTCGCCCTCGCCGCCCTGGCGAGCGCGCTGATCGGCAGCCACGCGCTGGCCGCCGACACCCTGCTCAACGTGTCCTACGACCCGACGCGCGAGCTTTATGTGGAATTCAACGCAGCCTTCAACAAGCACTGGCAGGCCCAGGGCCATGAGCCGGTCAAGGTTCAACAGTCCCACGGCGGCTCGGGCAAGCAGGCCCGTGCGGTAATCGATGGCCTGCGTGCCGACGTGGTGACGCTGGCGCTGGCCGGCGACATCGATGAACTGCACCGCCTCGGCAAACTGATCCCCGAGGACTGGCAGACGCGCTTGCCGGACGCCAGCACGCCCTATACCTCGACCATCGTGTTCCTGGTGCGCAAGGGCAACCCGAAGGGCATCAAGGATTGGGATGATCTGGTCAAGCCGGGCGTCGAGGTGATCACGCCGAACCCGAAGACCTCCGGCGGCGCACGCTGGAATTTCCTGGCCGCCTGGGCCTATGCGCAGCAGAAATTCGGCACAGAAGAGCAGGCGCAAGAATTTGTCGGGACGCTGTACAAGAACGTGCCCGTACTGGACACCGGCGCCCGCGGCTCGACCGTCACCTTCGTCAACAACGGCATCGGCGACGTGCTGCTGGCCTGGGAAAACGAAGCCTTCCTGGCCCTGAAGGAACAGGGCGGCGAAAACTTCGAGATCATCGCGCCTTCGCTGTCGATCCTCGCCGAGCCGCCGGTAGCCGTGGTCGACAAGAACGTCGAGCGCAAGGGCACCCGTGAAGTCGCCGAGGCCTACCTGAACTATCTGTACAGCGAGGAAGGCCAGCGCATCGCGGCGAAGAATTTCTACCGGCCGCGCAACGCGAGCGTGGCCGCCGAGTTCAAGGACCAGTTCCCGGCGCTGAAGCTGGTCACCATCGACCGGGACTTCGGCGGCTGGAAGACCGCGCAGCCGAAGTTCTTCAATGATGGCGGGGTTTTCGACCAGATCTACCAGACGCAGTAA
- the cysT gene encoding sulfate ABC transporter permease subunit CysT, whose product MSRSTSVIPGFGLTLGYTLVYLSLLVLIPLGALFLKTTELSWAQFIAIVSAPRVLAALKLSFGTAFVAAVLNGIIGTLLAWVLVRYRFAGRKIIEAMIDLPFALPTAVAGIALTALYAPNGPIGQFATDLGFKIAYTPLGITLALTFVTLPFVVRTIQPVLADIPREVEEAAACLGARPLQVVRHVLLPALLPAWLTGFALAFARGVGEYGSVIFIAGNMPMKTEILPLLIMVKLDQYDYAGATAIGVLMLVVSFVLLLLINLLQRRIARS is encoded by the coding sequence ATGTCCCGATCTACCTCCGTCATACCCGGCTTCGGGCTGACGCTGGGCTACACCCTGGTGTACCTCAGCCTGTTGGTGCTGATTCCCCTGGGTGCGCTGTTTCTCAAGACCACCGAACTCTCCTGGGCGCAGTTCATCGCCATCGTCAGTGCGCCGCGTGTACTGGCGGCACTGAAGCTGAGCTTCGGCACCGCCTTCGTCGCCGCTGTACTCAACGGCATCATCGGCACGCTGCTGGCCTGGGTGCTGGTGCGCTATCGCTTTGCCGGCCGCAAGATCATCGAGGCGATGATCGACCTGCCCTTCGCCCTGCCCACCGCGGTGGCCGGCATTGCGCTGACCGCGCTGTACGCACCGAACGGGCCGATCGGTCAGTTCGCTACCGACCTGGGCTTCAAGATTGCCTACACCCCGCTGGGCATCACCCTCGCGCTGACCTTCGTCACCCTGCCCTTCGTGGTGCGCACCATCCAGCCGGTGCTGGCCGACATCCCGCGTGAAGTCGAGGAAGCCGCAGCCTGCCTCGGCGCGCGTCCGCTACAGGTGGTTCGTCACGTGCTGCTACCGGCGTTGCTTCCCGCCTGGCTCACCGGCTTCGCGCTGGCCTTTGCTCGCGGGGTCGGCGAGTACGGCTCGGTGATCTTCATCGCCGGCAACATGCCGATGAAGACCGAGATCCTGCCGCTGCTGATCATGGTCAAGCTGGATCAGTACGACTACGCCGGTGCCACGGCCATCGGCGTGCTGATGCTGGTGGTGTCGTTCGTCCTGCTGCTGCTCATCAACCTGCTGCAGCGCCGCATCGCGCGCTCCTGA
- the cysW gene encoding sulfate ABC transporter permease subunit CysW encodes MTTASLSVTANSTANATRRGNALGRRLLIVAAWLVFALFLLLPLLIVVSEALKQGFGTFFSAIFEPDAFAALKLTLLAVGISVPLNLVFGVAAAWCVSKYEFRGKSLLVTLIDLPFSVSPVIAGLIYVLLFGAQGYFGEWLSDRDIQIIFAVPGIVLATLFVTVPFVARELIPLMQEQGSTEEEAARLLGASGWQMFWHITLPNIKWGLIYGVVLCTARAMGEFGAVSVVSGHIRGLTNTLPLHVEILYNEYNHVAAFSVASLLLGLALVILLLKQWSESRIARLHAKAEE; translated from the coding sequence ATGACTACCGCTTCCCTATCGGTGACCGCAAACAGCACGGCCAATGCCACACGACGCGGCAACGCCCTTGGCCGTCGGCTATTGATCGTCGCTGCCTGGCTGGTCTTCGCGCTGTTCTTGCTGCTGCCGCTGCTGATCGTCGTCAGCGAGGCATTGAAGCAGGGCTTCGGTACCTTTTTCAGCGCGATCTTCGAGCCCGACGCGTTCGCCGCGCTGAAGCTGACCTTGCTCGCCGTGGGCATCTCGGTGCCGCTGAACCTGGTGTTCGGCGTCGCCGCCGCCTGGTGCGTGAGCAAGTACGAGTTCCGCGGCAAGAGCCTGCTGGTCACGCTGATCGACCTGCCGTTCTCGGTCTCGCCGGTGATCGCCGGGCTGATCTACGTGCTCTTGTTCGGCGCCCAGGGCTATTTCGGCGAATGGCTGAGTGATCGCGACATCCAGATCATCTTCGCCGTGCCCGGCATCGTGCTGGCGACGCTGTTCGTCACCGTGCCCTTCGTCGCCCGCGAGCTGATCCCGCTGATGCAGGAACAGGGCAGCACCGAGGAGGAAGCCGCGCGGCTGCTCGGCGCCAGCGGCTGGCAGATGTTCTGGCATATCACCCTGCCGAACATCAAATGGGGGCTGATCTACGGCGTGGTGCTCTGCACCGCGCGAGCCATGGGCGAGTTCGGCGCGGTGTCGGTGGTCTCCGGGCATATCCGCGGGCTGACCAACACGCTGCCGCTGCACGTCGAGATTCTCTACAACGAATACAACCATGTCGCCGCGTTCAGCGTGGCCAGCCTGCTGCTGGGCCTGGCGCTGGTGATCCTGCTGCTCAAGCAGTGGAGCGAGTCGCGTATCGCCCGCCTGCACGCCAAAGCCGAGGAATGA
- a CDS encoding sulfate/molybdate ABC transporter ATP-binding protein: protein MSIEISHINKRFGQFQALNTINLHIQSGELVALLGPSGCGKTSLLRIIAGLETPDSGSIVFHGEDVSSRDVRDRNVGFVFQHYALFRHMTVFENVAFGLRMKPKKQRPSEAVIAEKVHELLGLVQLDWLADRYPEQLSGGQRQRIALARALAVEPKVLLLDEPFGALDAKVRKELRRWLARLHEDVHLTSVFVTHDQEEAMEVADRIVVMNKGVIEQIGTPAEVYANPASEFVYDFLGDANRLQLDDQRSVLFRPHEVALSREAVAEHLAGEVRDIRPLGALTRVTLKVAGQAEPIEAEVGNDHASLVGVQRGATLYFQPKGQAVRPAAAQQTG from the coding sequence ATGTCGATCGAAATCAGCCACATCAACAAGCGCTTCGGCCAGTTCCAGGCATTGAACACGATCAACCTGCATATCCAGAGCGGCGAGCTGGTCGCCCTGCTCGGCCCGTCCGGCTGCGGCAAGACCAGCCTGCTGCGCATCATCGCCGGGCTGGAAACGCCGGACAGCGGCAGCATCGTCTTCCATGGCGAAGACGTCTCAAGCCGTGATGTGCGCGACCGCAACGTCGGCTTCGTCTTCCAGCACTACGCGCTGTTCCGCCACATGACGGTATTCGAAAACGTCGCTTTCGGCCTGCGCATGAAGCCGAAAAAGCAGCGGCCGAGCGAAGCGGTAATCGCCGAGAAGGTGCACGAACTGCTCGGCCTGGTGCAGCTCGACTGGCTCGCCGACCGCTATCCCGAGCAGCTCTCCGGCGGCCAGCGCCAGCGCATCGCCCTGGCCCGCGCGCTGGCGGTCGAGCCCAAGGTGCTGCTGCTCGACGAACCCTTCGGTGCGCTGGATGCCAAGGTGCGCAAGGAGCTGCGCCGCTGGCTGGCCCGCCTGCACGAGGACGTGCATCTGACCAGCGTTTTCGTCACCCACGATCAGGAAGAAGCGATGGAAGTCGCCGACCGCATCGTGGTGATGAACAAGGGCGTGATCGAGCAGATCGGCACGCCGGCGGAGGTCTACGCCAACCCGGCCAGCGAGTTCGTCTATGACTTTCTCGGCGACGCCAATCGGCTGCAGCTGGACGATCAGCGCAGCGTGCTGTTCCGCCCGCACGAGGTTGCCCTGAGTCGCGAAGCGGTGGCCGAGCACCTGGCTGGCGAGGTACGCGATATCCGCCCGCTTGGTGCGCTGACCCGGGTCACGCTCAAGGTGGCCGGTCAGGCCGAGCCAATCGAGGCGGAAGTCGGCAACGACCACGCCAGCCTGGTCGGTGTGCAGCGTGGTGCGACGCTGTACTTTCAACCCAAGGGGCAGGCGGTACGACCCGCTGCCGCACAGCAGACCGGCTGA
- a CDS encoding 2-hydroxyacid dehydrogenase translates to MRITLFSSKAYDRDSFLAANQAHGFDLHFLETRLDPDTAALAAGAEVVCPFVNDVLSAPVLERLAAGGTRLIALRSAGYNHVDLPCAKRLGLPVVRVPAYSPHAVAEHTVALILALNRRLPRAYNRIREGNFSLQGLTGFDLVGKRVGVVGSGQIGAVFARIMLGFGCEVQLYDPYPNPELERLGMRYVALDELLASSDIVSLHCPLTAQTHHLINQQSLATMKPRAMLINTGRGALIDTPALIGALKSGQLGYLGLDVYEEEAGLFFEDHSGLPLQDDVLARLLSFPNVIVTAHQAFLTEEALSAIAGTTLGNVAAWQAGQTSNQVSD, encoded by the coding sequence ATGCGCATCACCCTGTTCAGCAGCAAGGCCTACGACCGCGACAGCTTCCTGGCCGCCAATCAGGCGCATGGCTTCGATCTGCATTTCCTCGAGACGCGCCTCGACCCGGATACCGCCGCCCTGGCGGCGGGCGCCGAGGTGGTCTGTCCGTTCGTCAATGACGTGCTCTCGGCCCCCGTGCTGGAGAGGCTCGCGGCCGGCGGCACGCGGCTGATCGCGCTGCGTTCGGCCGGCTACAACCATGTCGACCTGCCGTGTGCCAAACGCCTCGGCCTGCCGGTGGTGCGGGTGCCCGCCTATTCGCCGCATGCGGTGGCGGAGCACACCGTAGCGTTGATCCTGGCGCTCAATCGGCGCCTGCCACGCGCCTACAACCGTATCCGCGAAGGCAATTTCTCGCTGCAGGGGCTGACCGGTTTCGATCTGGTGGGCAAGCGTGTCGGCGTGGTTGGCAGCGGGCAGATCGGCGCCGTGTTCGCGCGGATCATGCTTGGTTTCGGTTGCGAGGTGCAGCTCTACGACCCCTACCCGAACCCGGAGCTGGAGCGCCTCGGCATGCGTTACGTGGCGCTCGACGAGCTGCTCGCCAGCAGTGATATCGTCAGCCTGCACTGCCCTCTCACCGCGCAGACCCACCATCTGATCAATCAGCAAAGCCTGGCGACCATGAAACCACGCGCCATGCTGATCAACACCGGCCGCGGCGCGCTGATCGACACACCAGCACTGATCGGCGCGCTGAAAAGCGGCCAGCTCGGCTATCTGGGTCTGGATGTCTACGAGGAAGAAGCCGGGCTGTTCTTCGAGGATCACTCCGGCCTGCCGCTGCAGGACGACGTGCTGGCGCGGCTCCTGTCGTTCCCCAACGTGATCGTCACCGCGCACCAGGCGTTTCTTACCGAGGAGGCACTATCCGCCATCGCTGGGACCACGCTGGGCAACGTCGCGGCCTGGCAGGCCGGGCAGACCAGCAATCAGGTCAGCGACTAA
- a CDS encoding uracil-DNA glycosylase family protein, which translates to MTLPTEIRQALRELAAHTDGIDLPIYQAFERDPLEPIIGLGDADAPLCFFGRDPGREEVRHGEPFIGAGGQIVRRVLYRHLHGEEMPDFAAGRALGRHYFWINTVPYKPVGNKAWSMAVKRRFHPLVRQLLVDSWHGRQIVTLGREAFLWFGIDQPPAERRRLEAFWQREDRFTASLDVELQDAQGHARSFTLHPLPHPSPLNQTWFKRFPALLEARLCQLDGQLKP; encoded by the coding sequence ATGACGCTACCGACCGAGATACGCCAGGCGCTGCGCGAGCTCGCCGCGCACACCGATGGCATCGATCTGCCGATCTATCAGGCATTCGAGCGTGATCCACTGGAGCCAATCATCGGGCTTGGCGATGCCGATGCGCCGCTCTGCTTTTTCGGTCGTGACCCAGGCCGCGAGGAGGTCCGCCATGGCGAGCCCTTCATCGGCGCTGGCGGGCAGATCGTCCGGCGCGTGCTCTATCGCCATCTGCATGGCGAGGAGATGCCGGACTTCGCGGCCGGACGGGCGCTGGGCCGGCACTACTTCTGGATCAACACCGTGCCGTACAAGCCGGTTGGTAACAAGGCCTGGTCGATGGCGGTGAAGCGCCGTTTCCATCCGCTGGTGCGTCAGCTGCTGGTGGATAGCTGGCACGGCCGCCAGATCGTCACGCTCGGCCGCGAGGCATTTCTCTGGTTCGGCATCGACCAGCCGCCCGCGGAGCGCCGGCGCCTGGAGGCTTTCTGGCAGCGTGAGGATCGCTTCACGGCCAGCCTCGATGTCGAGCTGCAGGACGCGCAAGGCCATGCGCGAAGCTTCACCTTGCACCCGCTGCCGCATCCCTCGCCATTGAACCAGACCTGGTTCAAGCGCTTCCCCGCACTGCTCGAGGCGCGCCTGTGCCAACTCGACGGGCAGCTAAAACCTTAG
- a CDS encoding DUF3299 domain-containing protein — protein sequence MRKSLLSLFCCLAFASTVHAAPAELDWLELMPPEDRQALEEMPEIDHATPEDLGFSDQGGLKQEAGLPAVMYSAKTVAELNGREIRLGGYPVPLESDERGRSTEFFLVPYPGACIHVPPPPPNQIVLVRYPKGIALEDIYAPLWVDGRLNIEPVSNDMADAAYALEAAAVELVDESDF from the coding sequence ATGCGCAAATCCCTCCTTTCACTGTTCTGCTGTCTTGCATTCGCGTCCACCGTTCATGCCGCACCGGCGGAGCTCGACTGGCTCGAACTGATGCCGCCCGAGGATCGCCAGGCGCTGGAGGAAATGCCCGAGATCGACCACGCGACGCCCGAGGATCTGGGCTTCAGCGACCAGGGAGGGCTCAAGCAGGAGGCCGGGTTGCCGGCGGTGATGTACTCCGCCAAGACCGTCGCTGAGCTGAACGGCCGCGAGATCCGCCTCGGTGGCTATCCGGTGCCGCTGGAGAGCGACGAGCGCGGGCGCAGTACTGAATTCTTCCTGGTGCCGTATCCGGGGGCCTGCATCCACGTACCGCCGCCGCCGCCGAATCAGATCGTGCTGGTGCGCTACCCGAAGGGCATCGCCTTGGAGGACATCTACGCGCCGCTGTGGGTTGACGGTCGCCTGAACATCGAGCCGGTCAGCAACGATATGGCCGATGCCGCCTATGCGCTGGAAGCCGCGGCAGTCGAGCTGGTCGACGAAAGCGACTTCTGA
- a CDS encoding GlsB/YeaQ/YmgE family stress response membrane protein, producing MGIIGTIIIGLIVGLIARFLKPGDDSMGWIMTILLGIGGSLLATYGGQALGLYQAGEGAGFIGAVVGAIILLVIYGMVTSRKH from the coding sequence ATGGGCATCATCGGCACCATCATCATCGGCTTGATCGTCGGCCTGATCGCACGCTTCCTGAAACCCGGCGACGACAGCATGGGCTGGATCATGACCATCCTGCTGGGTATCGGCGGCTCGCTGCTGGCGACCTACGGTGGCCAGGCGCTCGGCCTCTACCAGGCGGGTGAGGGCGCAGGCTTTATCGGCGCCGTGGTCGGTGCGATCATCCTGCTGGTCATCTACGGCATGGTCACCAGTCGCAAGCATTGA
- a CDS encoding 5-(carboxyamino)imidazole ribonucleotide synthase — MKIGVIGGGQLGRMLALAGTPLGMNFAFLDPAPDACAQALGEHIRADYDDKDHLRRLADEVDLVTFEFESVPAETVAFLSQFVPVYPSAESLRIARDRWFEKSMFKELGIPTPEFADIQSQADLDAAVASIGLPAVLKTRTLGYDGKGQKLLRKPADVSNAFAELGSVPCILEGFVPFTGEVSLIAVRGRDGETCFYPLVHNSHESGILRLSVASSNHPLQALAEDYVGRVLKQLDYVGVLAFEFFEVDGGLKANEIAPRVHNSGHWTIEGAECSQFENHLRAVAGLPLGSTAKLGESAMLNFIGEVPPVEKVIAIQDCHLHHYGKAFKAGRKVGHATLRCPDRATLDRQITAVETLIPHS, encoded by the coding sequence ATGAAAATTGGTGTGATCGGTGGCGGCCAGCTCGGCCGCATGCTGGCGCTGGCGGGCACCCCGCTGGGCATGAACTTCGCCTTCCTCGACCCGGCCCCGGATGCCTGCGCCCAGGCCCTCGGCGAGCACATCCGCGCCGACTATGACGACAAGGATCACCTGCGCCGGCTGGCCGATGAAGTGGATCTGGTGACCTTCGAGTTCGAGAGCGTGCCGGCCGAGACGGTGGCCTTTCTCTCGCAGTTCGTGCCGGTCTACCCGAGCGCCGAATCGCTGCGCATCGCCCGTGATCGCTGGTTCGAGAAATCCATGTTCAAGGAGCTCGGCATTCCCACCCCGGAGTTCGCCGATATCCAGTCCCAGGCCGACCTCGACGCCGCGGTGGCCAGCATCGGCCTGCCAGCCGTGCTCAAGACCCGCACCCTGGGTTACGACGGCAAGGGCCAGAAGCTGCTGCGCAAGCCGGCCGATGTGAGCAACGCCTTCGCCGAGCTGGGTAGCGTGCCGTGCATCCTCGAGGGCTTCGTACCCTTCACCGGCGAAGTCTCGCTGATCGCCGTGCGCGGGCGTGATGGCGAGACCTGCTTCTATCCGCTGGTACACAACAGCCACGAGAGCGGCATCCTGCGGCTGTCGGTTGCCAGCAGCAACCATCCGCTGCAGGCGCTGGCCGAGGACTACGTCGGTCGCGTGCTCAAGCAACTCGACTATGTCGGCGTGCTGGCCTTCGAGTTCTTCGAAGTCGATGGTGGCCTGAAGGCCAACGAGATCGCGCCGCGCGTGCACAACTCCGGGCACTGGACCATCGAAGGCGCCGAGTGCAGCCAGTTCGAGAACCACTTGCGTGCCGTCGCCGGTCTGCCGCTGGGCTCGACTGCCAAGCTGGGCGAAAGCGCGATGCTCAACTTCATCGGTGAAGTGCCGCCGGTGGAGAAGGTGATCGCCATTCAGGACTGCCACCTGCACCACTACGGCAAGGCCTTCAAGGCCGGACGCAAGGTCGGCCACGCGACCTTGCGCTGCCCTGACCGCGCCACGCTGGACCGTCAGATCACCGCGGTCGAGACGCTGATCCCGCATTCCTGA
- the purE gene encoding 5-(carboxyamino)imidazole ribonucleotide mutase: MSALVGVIMGSKSDWSTLSHTADMLEKLGIPHEVTVVSAHRTPDLLFQYAEQAEARGLRVIIAGAGGAAHLPGMCAAKTHLPVLGVPVQSSMLSGVDSLLSIVQMPAGVPVATLAIGKAGAINAALLSASIIGHEFPEYHQALKKFRDEQTQTVLDCPDPRL, encoded by the coding sequence ATGAGCGCACTGGTAGGCGTGATCATGGGCTCCAAGTCCGACTGGTCCACCCTGAGCCACACCGCCGATATGCTGGAAAAGCTGGGCATCCCCCACGAAGTGACGGTGGTTTCCGCCCACCGCACCCCGGACCTGCTCTTCCAGTACGCCGAACAGGCCGAAGCCCGCGGCCTGCGTGTGATCATCGCCGGCGCCGGCGGCGCTGCCCACCTGCCGGGCATGTGCGCGGCCAAGACGCACCTGCCGGTGCTTGGCGTGCCGGTGCAGTCGTCGATGCTCTCCGGTGTCGATTCGCTCTTGTCGATCGTGCAGATGCCGGCTGGTGTTCCGGTTGCCACGCTGGCCATCGGCAAGGCCGGCGCGATCAACGCCGCGCTGCTGTCGGCAAGCATCATCGGGCATGAATTCCCTGAGTATCACCAGGCGTTGAAGAAATTCCGCGACGAGCAGACCCAGACTGTACTGGACTGCCCAGACCCGCGCCTCTGA